One genomic segment of Anguilla anguilla isolate fAngAng1 chromosome 2, fAngAng1.pri, whole genome shotgun sequence includes these proteins:
- the gdf10b gene encoding growth/differentiation factor 10b: MSVIFVFLLHAFLCLKTGLGSAASEDATRNGQDSGVFDAADGQTWDTSTTDRSVRDMVSIHMFKLYDKYNRELNRPRDGNTVRSLKARADIIGQDFYQFNLTSITESEVVLSATVHFFFNQRPLQRSWACKRFRAPSCRPQHLQQLPPFHLIFRGASPGNGHWTLLGNITFFPHKRGTWQSRDISHVIKEARKMGEPMVSVEFNSIAGYQRHQDRLSPSNLPYVLVFADDHAISEPNSVAATLQRYDPFPLTEEHARSPNTSPDARAKRDTRVRDPIQDNELPDVEYRTLKNAELWESAYLPPKPKSSTMKESQRKGSGDTEGPGKPQVLSFDEKTMKKARRRQWSEPRICARRYLKVDFADVGWSEWIIAPKSFDAYYCSGTCGFPLPKILRPSNHATIQSIVKAVGITPGIPEPCCVPDKMSSQSVLFLDEAKNMVLKIYPNMSVQTCACR; this comes from the exons ATGTCAGTTATATTCGTGTTTCTGTTGCATGCATTCCTCTGTTTAAAAACTGGACTCGGGTCAGCCGCATCTGAGGATGCCACAAGAAATGGGCAGGACAGCGGAGTGTTTGATGCAGCGGATGGTCAAACTTGGGACACCTCAACGACTGACAGATCGGTGCGAGACATGGTCTCAATACATATGTTCAAGCTCTATGATAAATACAACCGAGAGCTCAACCGACCGAGAGACGGGAATACTGTTAGAAGTTTAAAGGCAAGAGCAG acATCATCGGTCAGGACTTTTACCAGTTCAACTTGACCTCCATCACGGAGTCTGAGGTGGTACTTTCAGCCACAGTCCACTTCTTCTTCAACCAACGGCCACTGCAACGCTCCTGGGCCTGCAAGCGTTTCAGGGCCCCATCCTGTCGTCCGCAGCACCTCCAGCAGCTGCCCCCCTTCCACCTCATCTTCAGAGGAGCCTCACCAGGCAATGGCCATTGGACACTGCTGGGAAACATCACTTTCTTCCCCCACAAGAGAGGCACGTGGCAATCGAGAGACATATCACACGTCATCAAGGAGGCCAGGAAGATGGGTGAGCCCATGGTTTCAGTCGAGTTCAACTCCATCGCTGGGTACCAGAGACACCAGGATCGCCTCTCACCGTCCAACTTACCCTATGTGCTGGTCTTTGCCGATGACCACGCTATATCAGAACCAAACAGCGTGGCCGCGACCCTACAGAGGTATGACCCTTTCCCCCTCACCGAGGAGCACGCTCGATCCCCAAACACCTCCCCCGACGCACGAGCGAAGAGGGACACGCGTGTCCGGGACCCCATCCAAGACAACGAGCTCCCAGATGTGGAGTACCGCACTCTGAAGAACGCTGAGCTGTGGGAAAGCGCTTACTTGCCACCAAAGCCAAAGTCCTCGACCATGAAAGAGAGCCAGAGGAAAGGCTCAGGAGACACGGAAGGGCCCGGAAAGCCCCAGGTCCTGAGCTTTGATGAGAAGACCATGAAGAAGGCCAGGAGGCGCCAGTGGAGCGAGCCACGCATCTGTGCCAGGCGTTACCTAAAGGTGGACTTCGCCGACGTTGGCTGGAGCGAGTGGATAATTGCCCCAAAATCATTTGATGCCTACTACTGCTCTGGGACCTGCGGTTTTCCCCTCCCCAAG ATTCTCCGACCATCCAATCACGCCACCATACAGAGCATCGTGAAAGCAGTGGGAATCACTCCCGGAATCCCCGAGCCCTGCTGCGTTCCGGACAAAATGAGCTCCCAGAGTGTCCTGTTCCTGGACGAGGCCAAGAACATGGTGTTAAAGATTTACCCCAACATGTCCGTCCAGACCTGCGCTTGTCGATAG
- the gdf2 gene encoding growth/differentiation factor 2: protein MQAARNLFIPICFSLVVSIGYCRCKTLASAVAKEEAEDFFHSAEEDLSVEEDEDKQERQGIFPEGMKEEFLRKLNLSGVPQEHSRIDPPQFMIELYNRYATDKSSMPRSDVIRSFLLQEITHSEKSDYMSKHRLLFNVSIPAHEEVTMAELRLFTLPEERSTVAAQATIKVYAVEYNEAELTLRFLSSENTEGTHRSWEAFDITDTVQDWLRSGRGANELEVHVERRGCRAVVGTGLDISLSLKGNSSAALVVFSDDLGSRKKEAAQELRDMMAHEEEGAFLEAEVQAGGGGSDGNDIPADILAGFPLDIHLRQRRQVRKDYCRRTSLRVNFKDIGWDKWIVAPKEYDAFECRGVCYFPLTDDLTPSKHAVIQTLVNLRNPKKANKACCVPTKLDPITVLYREKDVITVRQMYEEMQVAECGCR, encoded by the exons ATGCAGGCTGCGAGGAACCTCTTCATCCCCATCTGTTTCAGTTTGGTGGTGTCCATCGGATACTGCCGTTGCAAGACGTTAGCCAGCGCGGTTGCgaaggaggaggcggaggactTCTTCCAcagcgctgaggaagacctctctgtggaggaggacgaggacaaACAGGAGAGACAGGGGATCTTCCCCGAGGGCATGAAGGAGGAGTTCCTCCGCAAGCTGAACCTGTCTGGAGTCCCCCAGGAGCACAGCAGGATAGACCCTCCGCAGTTCATGATCGAGCTGTACAACAGATACGCCACCGACAAGTCATCCATGCCTCGATCGGACGTGATCCGCAGCTTCCTCCTCCAAG AGATCACACACTCTGAAAAAAGTGACTACATGTCAAAGCACAGACTGCTTTTCAATGTTTCCATTCCTGCCCATGAGGAGGTCACCATGGCGGAACTAAGGTTATTCACCCTCCCCGAAGAGAGGTCCACAGTCGCAGCTCAGGCAACGATAAAAGTATACGCAGTGGAGTACAATGAGGCCGAGCTGACGCTCCGCTTCCTCAGCAGCGAGAACACGGAGGGGACCCACCGCTCCTGGGAGGCGTTCGACATCACCGACACCGTGCAAGACTGGCTGCGGTCAGGCCGTGGGGCCAACGAGCTGGAGGTGCACGTGGAGCGGAGGGGCTGCAGGGCCGTCGTCGGCACGGGGCTGGACATCAGCCTCAGCCTGAAGGGCAACAGCTCGGCGGCCCTCGTCGTGTTCTCGGACGACCTGGGCAGCCGAAAGAAAGAGGCCGCGCAGGAGCTCCGGGACATGATGGCCCACGAGGAGGAGGGGGCCTTCCTGGAGGCGGAAGTGCAAGCTGGGGGCGGCGGCAGCGACGGCAACGACATCCCGGCCGACATCCTCGCCGGCTTCCCGCTGGACATCCACCTGAGGCAACGACGGCAGGTGCGCAAGGACTACTGCCGGAGGACCTCGCTCCGCGTCAACTTCAAAGACATCGGCTGGGACAAATGGATCGTGGCGCCAAAGGAGTACGACGCTTTCGAGTGCAGGGGCGTGTGCTACTTCCCGTTGACCGATGACCTCACCCCGTCCAAGCACGCCGTGATCCAAACGCTGGTTAACCTCAGGAACCCAAAAAAAGCCAACAAGGCGTGTTGCGTCCCAACCAAACTGGACCCAATTACTGTCCTGTATCGAGAGAAGGACGTAATCACCGTGCGGCAAATGTATGAAGAGATGCAAGTTGCGGAGTGCGGATGTAGGTAG
- the rbp3 gene encoding retinol-binding protein 3 isoform X1, with translation MPGTLIALATLVFFSHLFPIATSFQPDLVRDMAKVLQENYCFPENLVGMQEAIQQAISSGEILHISDRRTLAAMLTTGVQGALNDPRLSITYEPDYIPVAPSALPPLPPEQLFSAIQSSIKAEVLEGNVGYLRIDRVIGKDIAEKIGPLLLDAIWDRVVHTSSLILDLRYCARGEMSGIPYIVSYLMDAEPPIHLDTVYDRPFNTTTELWTRPTVVGERYGKGKDVMVLTSKGTMGVSEGLAYALKHLKRAIIVGERSAGGSVKIEKLRIGESDFYMTVPVARAISPVTGRSWEVGGVLPNVRLHAKEAVDRAISLIEIRRAIPKIIQNVTDIIKSFYSFTDKVPTILQHLSSIDLFEIISEEDLASKLNYELQTVSNDPRLIVKVPAEPPVIIEEASEPGKIPNNTSFLEVLVDNLFQVTVLPGNTGYLRFDEFGEASMLARLGEQIVKKVWDPIKDTDNLVIDLRFNMGGSSAAVPILLSYLFDSTPAVHFFTIYNRISNSTTEFHTLPNLLDTPYGSRRGVYVLTSHHTATAGEEFAYLMQTLHRATVIGEITSGTLLHSKSLQVEDTNIVVTVPFINFINNNGECWLGGGVVPDAIVLAEEALEKAYEVIKFHQEIHSLVEGTGELLEVHYAIPEVAAKVRKVLMSKWAEGLYRSVVDYESLASQLTADLQEMTGDHRLGIFYCDAGPESFQEVPKIPTPEEVQHVVDAIFRVEVLPGNVGYLRFDMMADAEVLKAVSPQLLDLVWNKLVSTDALIVDMRYNTDGNSTAVPLLCTYFFNTKPLRHLYTVFDRSTTTMTDVTTLPEVLGQRYGTKKDVYILTSHMTGSAAEVFTRTMKDLNRALVIGEPTTGGSLSSVIYRIGKSILYASIPNRVVLSAVTGKVWSVSGVEPHIAAQANDALNVAQKIIALRSQIPAVVQAAAGLVAENYAFAQIGEDVAGKLKGLLEKGHYGMVNSEEELKAKLSADLIELSGDKNLKTAGNTLAMLPLENPTPEMLADLIKLSFHTDVLENNIGYLRFDMFGDFDQVAAVAQIIVEHIWSKIVHTDALVLDLRYNIGGPTSSIAGFCSYFFDADKQILLDKLYNRRTDAISEMWTLPDLTGPRYGLKKSLIILTSEVTSGAAEEFVYIMKKVGRAMIVGEVTNGGSHPPEKFRVGKTDVFLSIPVIHSDTAQGPAWEGAGISPHIPVPADSALDKAKEILSTHLAGRK, from the exons atgccagGGACTTTGATAGCTTTGGCAACTCTGGTCTTCTTCAGCCACCTCTTTCCCATTGCCACTTCTTTCCAACCGGACCTGGTGCGGGACATGGCTAAGGTTCTCCAGGAAAACTATTGCTTCCCAGAAAACCTAGTTGGTATGCAGGAAGCCATACAGCAGGCGATCAGCAGTGGGGAGATCCTGCACATATCAGATCGGCGGACTCTGGCGGCCATGCTGACCACTGGAGTGCAGGGTGCACTCAATGACCCCCGACTTAGCATCACCTACGAGCCCGACTACATCCCTGTGGCGCCATCTGCTCTACCCCCGCTCCCGCCAGAGCAGCTCTTCAGCGCCATCCAGAGTTCTATCAAGGCAGAGGTCCTGGAGGGCAATGTGGGATACCTGAGGATTGATCGTGTGATCGGAAAGGACATTGCTGAGAAGATTGGGCCCCTCCTCTTGGACGCCATCTGGGATAGGGTGGTCCACACCTCCTCGCTGATCCTCGACCTCCGCTATTGTGCTAGAGGGGAAATGTCCGGCATCCCATACATTGTTTCGTACCTCATGGATGCCGAACCTCCTATTCACCTTGACACCGTGTATGACCGTCCTTTCAACACCACAACGGAGCTTTGGACTAGGCCCACAGTCGTGGGAGAGAGGTACGGAAAGGGGAAAGACGTGATGGTCCTCACCAGCAAGGGTACCATGGGTGTCTCTGAGGGGCTGGCCTATGCCCTGAAGCATCTGAAGAGGGCCATTATTGTTGGTGAAAGGTCCGCAGGGGGCTCTGTCAAAATCGAGAAACTGAGGATTGGAGAATCTGATTTTTATATGACAGTCCCCGTCGCCAGAGCAATTAGCCCAGTAACCGGAAGGAGCTGGGAGGTAGGCGGAGTCCTGCCAAACGTGCGCTTGCATGCTAAAGAGGCCGTTGACAGAGCCATATCTCTCATTGAGATCCGAAGAGCAATTCCAAAAATAATCCAGAACGTCACTGATATAATCAAAAGCTTCTATTCATTTACAGATAAGGTCCCAACCATCCTTCAACATCTTTCATCTATAGATTTATTTGAAATCATTTCAGAAGAAGACTTAGCCTCAAAGCTAAACTATGAATTACAGACTGTATCCAATGATCCCCGTTTGATTGTTAAAGTGCCGGCTGAACCCCCCGTCATTATCGAGGAGGCTTCAGAGCCAGGAAAAATTCCCAACAATACATCGTTCCTTGAGGTTTTGGTGGACAACCTTTTTCAGGTGACCGTCCTTCCAGGGAACACTGGTTACCTCCGCTTTGATGAATTCGGCGAGGCCAGTATGCTAGCCAGACTGGGAGAGCAGATTGTAAAAAAGGTGTGGGACCCGATTAAAGACACAGACAACCTTGTCATTGACCTGCGCTTCAACATGGGGGGGTCATCAGCGGCTGTGCCCATTCTGCTGTCATACCTCTTTGACTCGACTCCAGCGGTTCATTTCTTCACCATCTATAACCGGATTAGTAACTCTACCACTGAGTTCCACACCTTGCCCAACCTTCTGGATACACCTTATGGTTCAAGACGCGGGGTTTATGTGCTCACAAGCCACCACACAGCGACGGCAGGTGAGGAGTTTGCATATCTTATGCAGACACTCCACCGGGCTACAGTCATTGGCGAAATCACATCAGGGACCCTTCTGCACTCCAAATCTCTCCAAGTTGAAGACACAAACATTGTTGTCACTGTCCCATTCATAAACTTCATCAACAACAATGGAGAGTGCTGGCTAGGAGGAGGTGTTGTCCCGGATGCCATTGTTTTAGCTGAAGAGGCACTGGAGAAAGCTTATGAGGTCATCAAGTTCCATCAGGAAATCCATTCTTTGGTGGAGGGGACAGGAGAGCTGTTGGAGGTCCACTATGCTATCCCAGAGGTTGCTGCGAAAGTCAGGAAGGTCCTAATGTCAAAGTGGGCCGAGGGCTTGTATCGATCTGTGGTGGACTATGAGTCACTAGCCTCCCAGCTCACAGCTGATCTCCAGGAAATGACAGGCGACCACCGCTTAGGCATTTTCTATTGTGACGCTGGGCCTGAGTCCTTCCAAGAGGTGCCTAAAATCCCCACCCCCGAGGAGGTACAACATGTTGTGGATGCCATTTTCAGGGTCGAGGTCCTGCCAGGAAATGTGGGCTACCTGAGGTTTGACATGATGGCAGATGCTGAGGTTCTGAAGGCGGTAAGCCCCCAGCTTCTGGACCTTGTTTGGAACAAATTGGTCAGCACCGATGCCTTGATCGTTGACATGCGGTACAACACCGATGGCAACTCCACCGCTGTCCCTCTCCTCTGCACATACTTCTTCAACACAAAGCCACTCCGGCATCTCTACACTGTGTTTGATCGCTCCACAACAACCATGACAGATGTCACGACTCTGCCCGAGGTGCTGGGCCAGAGATATGGGACAAAAAAGGACGTGTACATACTCACCAGTCACATGACAGGGTCCGCAGCAGAGGTCTTCACGAGAACCATGAAGGACCTGAACAGAGCTTTGGTCATTGGAGAGCCAACCACTGGGGGCTCCCTGTCGAGTGTTATCTATCGGATTGGGAAGAGCATCCTGTATGCATCCATTCCAAATCGAGTAGTTTTAAGTGCAGTGACTGGCAAAGTTTGGAGTGTCTCAGGAGTTGAGCCACATATTGCAGCCCAGGCTAATGACGCTCTGAATGTGGCCCAAAAAATAATAG CCCTCCGATCCCAGATCCCGGCCGTTGTCCAGGCGGCGGCTGGCCTGGTGGCTGAGAACTACGCCTTCGCACAGATCGGGGAGGACGTGGCTGGGAAGCTGAAGGGGCTTTTGGAGAAGGGTCACTACGGCATGGTCAACTCTGAGGAGGAGTTGAAGGCTAAGCTCTCGGCTGACCTCATTGAGCTGTCTGGAGACAAAAACCTGAAGACCGCGGGCAATACCCTCGCTATGCTCCCTCTTGAG AATCCAACACCCGAGATGTTGGCCGATCTGATCAAGCTCTCCTTCCACAcggatgtgctggagaacaaCATCGGCTACCTTCGCTTCGACATGTTCGGCGACTTCGACCAAGTCGCCGCCGTAGCCCAGATCATTGTGGAGCACATCTGGAGCAAGATTGTGCACACAGATGCCTTGGTCCTAGACCTCAG GTACAACATAGGTGGACCCACCTCCTCCATTGCAGGcttctgttcttatttttttgaCGCGGACAAACAAATCCTGTTGGACAAACTGTACAACAGACGCACTGACGCCATCAGTGAAATGTGGACCCTGCCAGATCTCACag GCCCACGCTACGGACTGAAAAAGAGCCTGATCATCCTCACGAGCGAGGTGACCTCCGGGGCCGCGGAAGAGTTCGTTTACATCATGAAGAAGGTCGGCAGGGCCATGATCGTCGGGGAGGTGACCAACGGGGGCAGCCACCCGCCAGAGAAGTTCCGCGTGGGCAAGACGGACGTCTTCCTGAGCATTCCCGTCATCCACTCGGACACCGCGCAGGGACCCGCCTGGGAGGGCGCCGGAATCAGCCCGCACATCCCCGTACCCGCGGATTCCGCCCTGGACAAGGCCAAAGAGATCCTCAGCACGCACTTGGCCGGCCGGAAATGA
- the rbp3 gene encoding retinol-binding protein 3 isoform X2 — translation MARALLLLASLVVFGNVFTVHSAFSPSLIVEMAKLFMDNYAFPEKLAGMQEAIGEATSNTEILNIPDASTLASVLTAGVQGTINDQRVVVSYEPNYVPISAPAVPPLPPDQLIDIIKSSVKLDVLENNIGYMRIDHIMGEAMAEKIGPLLLENIWNKVLPTSALIFDLRHAATGEVSGIPYIVSYFTDAEPAIHIDDVYDRPSDTTTELWSLSTLLGQRYGTTKDLIVLTSAHTTGIAEDVAYALKSLKRATIVGEKTAGGSVKIDKLKVGETDFYVSVPVAKSTSPITGKTWEGVGVTPCVSVDAAEALDAAVKIITLRSQIPAVVQAAAGLVAENYAFAQIGEDVAGKLKGLLEKGHYGMVNSEEELKAKLSADLIELSGDKNLKTAGNTLAMLPLENPTPEMLADLIKLSFHTDVLENNIGYLRFDMFGDFDQVAAVAQIIVEHIWSKIVHTDALVLDLRYNIGGPTSSIAGFCSYFFDADKQILLDKLYNRRTDAISEMWTLPDLTGPRYGLKKSLIILTSEVTSGAAEEFVYIMKKVGRAMIVGEVTNGGSHPPEKFRVGKTDVFLSIPVIHSDTAQGPAWEGAGISPHIPVPADSALDKAKEILSTHLAGRK, via the exons ATGGCCAGAGCCCTGCTACTGCTGGCCTCGCTCGTGGTCTTCGGCAATGTATTCACCGTCCACTCTGCCTTCTCACCATCTCTGATCGTGGAGATGGCAAAGCTTTTCATGGATAACTACGCCTTCCCAGAGAAACTAGCCGGCATGCAGGAGGCCATAGGCGAAGCCACCAGCAACACGGAAATTCTCAACATTCCCGACGCGAGCACCTTGGCCTCCGTGCTAACCGCCGGCGTGCAGGGCACCATCAATGACCAGCGAGTGGTCGTCTCCTACGAGCCCAACTACGTGCCCATTTCAGCTCCTGCCGTACCCCCTCTCCCACCGGACCAGCTCATCGACATCATCAAGAGCTCCGTCAAGCTCGACGTTCTGGAGAACAACATCGGCTATATGAGGATCGACCACATCATGGGAGAGGCGATGGCCGAGAAGATAGGGCCCCTCCTGCTGGAAAACATCTGGAACAAAGTCCTCCCGACATCGGCGCTGATCTTTGACCTCCGGCACGCGGCCACCGGGGAGGTGTCGGGAATCCCGTACATCGTGTCTTACTTCACCGACGCCGAACCTGCCATACACATCGACGACGTGTACGACCGCCCCTCCGACACCACCACAGAGCTGTGGTCTCTGTCCACCCTCCTTGGCCAGAGGTACGGCACCACCAAAGACCTGATCGTCCTCACCAGCGCGCACACCACAGGCATTGCCGAGGATGTCGCCTACGCCCTGAAAAGCCTAAAGAGGGCCACCATAGTCGGAGAGAAAACCGCCGGTGGGTCTGTGAAGATCGACAAGCTGAAGGTCGGAGAGACAGACTTTTACGTCTCGGTGCCCGTGGCCAAGTCGACCAGCCCCATCACGGGGAAGACCTGGGAGGGCGTCGGAGTAacgccctgtgtctctgtggacGCAGCGGAGGCCCTGGATGCTGCGGTCAAAATCATAACCCTCCGATCCCAGATCCCGGCCGTTGTCCAGGCGGCGGCTGGCCTGGTGGCTGAGAACTACGCCTTCGCACAGATCGGGGAGGACGTGGCTGGGAAGCTGAAGGGGCTTTTGGAGAAGGGTCACTACGGCATGGTCAACTCTGAGGAGGAGTTGAAGGCTAAGCTCTCGGCTGACCTCATTGAGCTGTCTGGAGACAAAAACCTGAAGACCGCGGGCAATACCCTCGCTATGCTCCCTCTTGAG AATCCAACACCCGAGATGTTGGCCGATCTGATCAAGCTCTCCTTCCACAcggatgtgctggagaacaaCATCGGCTACCTTCGCTTCGACATGTTCGGCGACTTCGACCAAGTCGCCGCCGTAGCCCAGATCATTGTGGAGCACATCTGGAGCAAGATTGTGCACACAGATGCCTTGGTCCTAGACCTCAG GTACAACATAGGTGGACCCACCTCCTCCATTGCAGGcttctgttcttatttttttgaCGCGGACAAACAAATCCTGTTGGACAAACTGTACAACAGACGCACTGACGCCATCAGTGAAATGTGGACCCTGCCAGATCTCACag GCCCACGCTACGGACTGAAAAAGAGCCTGATCATCCTCACGAGCGAGGTGACCTCCGGGGCCGCGGAAGAGTTCGTTTACATCATGAAGAAGGTCGGCAGGGCCATGATCGTCGGGGAGGTGACCAACGGGGGCAGCCACCCGCCAGAGAAGTTCCGCGTGGGCAAGACGGACGTCTTCCTGAGCATTCCCGTCATCCACTCGGACACCGCGCAGGGACCCGCCTGGGAGGGCGCCGGAATCAGCCCGCACATCCCCGTACCCGCGGATTCCGCCCTGGACAAGGCCAAAGAGATCCTCAGCACGCACTTGGCCGGCCGGAAATGA